DNA from Streptomyces sp. NBC_01260:
CCCCTGCGGCTTTTGCCCCCGTGCCTTTTGCCCCCGAGGCCGCCCTCGCCGCCGGCCGGTACTTGAGAATCCGGAAGCGGTGCGTCCCCGCCGGCTCGTCCTGGGCCCGGACGTCCATCCGCGTGGTGATGAAGTAGCCCGTCCCCAGCTTCGTCGTCTTCCGCTCCGACACCGCCTCGATCACCGCGTCGAAGGTGATCCGGTCACCGGGCCGCAGCGGCCGCAGATACTCCTGCTCGCAGTCGGTCGCGACCACCGAGACGTACCCGGCCCCGTCCAGCAGGCCGAAGAGCTCGTCGTGGGCCTGGCCCCGGTCCGTGTGCCCCGACAGCCCGCCCATCGTCCACGCCTGCAGCATGGCCGGAGGGGCAATGGCGCCGGGGCCGGTGTATGCCGGGTTCGTGTCCCCCATGGCCTCGCACCAGTGCCTGATCATGGGCTCGTTGACCAGATCCTTGCCGCTGCCGGCGATGGCGGCCGCCCGCCCCTCGTACACCCTGAGCCGCTCGTACAGTTCGTCCCGCACGCCCTGCCCTGCCATCACCGCTTCCCCCTCTTCATCCCGAGCCGCATCGTCGCGACGATCTCCCGCTGCACCTCGCTCACCCCGCCCCCGAAGGTGTTGATCTGTGCCGCCCTGTTCATCCGCTCCAGCTCCCCGTCCCCGAAGGAGCCGGGCGAACCGCCCCGGATCATTCCGGCATCGCCCGTGATCTCCTGGCACATCCGATACACCTCTACGGCGCTCTCGGTACCCACGAACTTCACGCCGCTCGCGTCGCCGGGAGCCAGCGCACCGGCCCCCACATCCCCCACCAAACGCCAGTTGAGCAGGCGTGTTGCCGCCAGCCGGGCATACGCCTCGGCCAGCCTGGACCGGATCCACGGCTCGTCAACCGGGCGCCGCCCCGTCACCGGATCGGGCGTACGGGCGAAGGTGAGCGCCGCGTCGTAGAAGTCCTCGGCCTGCATCCCGATCGCGGCCAGGGCCACCCGCTCATGGTTCAGCTGGTTGGTGATCAGCCCCCAGCCGCCGTTCTCCGTACCGACCAGCCCGGTGACGGGCACCTGTACGCCGTCGTAGTACGTGGCGGTCGTGGTCAGCCCGCCCACGGTCTCGATGGGCGTCCAGGAGAAGCCGGGCGCGTCCGTCGGCACCAGGACGATCGAGATGCCCCGGTGCTTGGGCGCGTCCGGATCCGTACGGCAGGCGAGCCAGATCCAGTCCGCGTTCTGCGCGTTGCTGGTGAAGATCTTCTGCCCGTCGATCACCCACGAGTCGCCCTGCCGCACGGCCCTGGTCCGCAGCGCCGCCAGATCGGTACCGGCCTCCGGCTCGCTGTAGCCGATGGCGAAGACGAGCTCACCGGCCAGGATCCGCGGCAGGAAGTACTCCTTCTGCGCCTCGGTCCCGTACTTCATCAGGGTGGGGCCCACCGTGTTGAGGGTGACCATCGAGACCGGGGCGCCCGCCCGGTAGGCCTCGTCGAAGAACACGAACTGCTCGTCCGCACCACGCCCCTGCCCGCCGTACTCGACGGGCCAGCCGAGTCCCAGCATCCCGTCCGCGCCGATACGACGCAGCAGTCGCCGCTGCTCAGCCGGGTCCTCGGCCGCCGGACCGGTCCGGCGGCCGGACTCCGGCAT
Protein-coding regions in this window:
- a CDS encoding acyl-CoA dehydrogenase family protein, whose amino-acid sequence is MHLAPTERQLQLRTELRTYFRDVMPESGRRTGPAAEDPAEQRRLLRRIGADGMLGLGWPVEYGGQGRGADEQFVFFDEAYRAGAPVSMVTLNTVGPTLMKYGTEAQKEYFLPRILAGELVFAIGYSEPEAGTDLAALRTRAVRQGDSWVIDGQKIFTSNAQNADWIWLACRTDPDAPKHRGISIVLVPTDAPGFSWTPIETVGGLTTTATYYDGVQVPVTGLVGTENGGWGLITNQLNHERVALAAIGMQAEDFYDAALTFARTPDPVTGRRPVDEPWIRSRLAEAYARLAATRLLNWRLVGDVGAGALAPGDASGVKFVGTESAVEVYRMCQEITGDAGMIRGGSPGSFGDGELERMNRAAQINTFGGGVSEVQREIVATMRLGMKRGKR